A window of the Gossypium arboreum isolate Shixiya-1 chromosome 2, ASM2569848v2, whole genome shotgun sequence genome harbors these coding sequences:
- the LOC108461662 gene encoding pleiotropic drug resistance protein 1-like isoform X9, which yields MENGEAFRVGSARIGSSSIWRNNAMEAFSMSAREEDDEEDLKWAAIEKLPTYLRVRRGIFTEGEGQSREIDIENLGFIERRNLLERLVRIAEDDNERFLLKLKERIDRVGLDMPTIEVRFEHLNVEAEAYVGSRALPTIFNFSANILEGLLSYLHILPNRKKPLPILNDISGIIRPRRMTLLLGPPSSGKTTLLLSLAGKLGKDLKFAGRVTYNGHGMEEFVPQRTSAYISQYDVHIGEMTVRETLAFSARCQGVGPRYEMLKELSRREKEANIKPDPDIDIYMKAAALEGQEANVVTDYILKILGLEVCADTFVGDEMRRGISGGQKKRVTTGEMLVGPARALFMDEISTGLDTSTTFHIVNSLRQSIHILNGTALISLLQPAPESYDLFDDIILLSDGHVVYQGPRENVLEFFEYMGFQCPERKGVADFLQEVTSRKDQEQYWARKDEPYSFISVKELAEAFQSFHIGQKLGDDLAVPFDKSKSHPAALTKDKYGVSKKELLKACVSREYLLMKRNLFVYVFKMIQLIFIGVITMTIFIRTEMHRDTITDGGIFMGALFFILIMIMFNGFAELAMTILKLPVFYKQRDLLFYPSWAYSLPALILKTPISILEVTVWVFMSYYVIGFDPDVGSFFKNYLVLLCLSQMASGLFRLMGGLGRNIIVANTCGSFALLTVLVMGGFILTRDDVKKWWKWGYWISPLMYAQNAITVNEFLGKSWRHVPPNSTEPLGVLVMKSRGIFPEPHWYWIGVGALIGYCFLFNFLFTLALKYLDPFGKPQAVISKETLRRTGASSRSLSWKVTSVNEANQKRKRGMVLPFEPLSMSFDEIKYAVDMPQEMKAQGISEERLELLKGVSGAFRPGVLTALMGVSGAGKTTLMDVLAGRKTGGYVEGTIKISGYPKKQETFARISGYCEQTDIHSPHVTVYESLVFSAWLRLPPEVNSETRMMFIEEVMELVELSSLRDALVGLPGVNGLSTEQRKRLTIAVELVANPSIIFMDEPTSGLDARAAAIVMRTVRNTVDTGRTVVCTIHQPSIDIFDAFDELLLLKRGGEEIYVGPLGRHSCHLIKYFEEINGIPKIKDGYNPATWMLEVTSAPQEEAIGVNFTNIYKNSELYRRNKALVKELSNPAPGSKDLYFQTRYSQSLLTQCIACLWKQYWSYWRNPPYTAVRFLFTTFIALMFGTIFWDLGSKRTRRQDVFNSMGSMYAAVLFIGFQNAASVQPVVAVERTVFYRERAAGMYSALPYAFGQVVIELPYILVQTVIYGIIVYAMIGFEWASHKFFWYLFFMYFTFLYFTFYGMMTVAVTPDHNIAGIISSAFFALWNLFSGFIIPRTRIPVWWRWYYWVCPISWSLYGLIASQYGDVQENFESGETVQHFVRNYFDFREEFVGVVAIVVVGICVLFGFIFAFSIKAFNFQKR from the exons atggaGAATGGTGAGGCATTTAGAGTCGGCAGTGCACGTATTGGAAGTTCAAGCATTTGGAGGAACAACGCCATGGAAGCTTTCTCCATGTCTGCtcgtgaagaagatgatgaagaaGACCTGAAATGGGCTGCCATCGAGAAACTGCCTACATATTTGCGTGTAAGGAGAGGGATATTCACAGAAGGTGAAGGTCAATCAAGGGAGATCGACATAGAAAACCTTGGATTCATTGAGAGAAGGAATCTGCTGGAAAGGCTAGTAAGAATTGCAGAAGATGATAATGAGAGGTTCTTGTTGAAGCTTAAAGAACGCATTGATAG AGTTGGACTTGATATGCCAACAATTGAAGTCCGGTTTGAGCATCTGAATGTTGAAGCAGAAGCTTATGTGGGAAGTAGAGCGCTGCCTACCATATTCAACTTTTCTGCAAATATTCTAGAG GGATTATTGAGTTACCTTCACATTCTTCCCAATAGAAAGAAGCCATTACCAATCCTTAATGATATCAGTGGAATTATCAGACCTCGAAG AATGACATTGCTGTTAGGGCCTCCAAGCTCGGGCAAGACAACCTTACTATTGTCATTGGCTGGAAAGCTGGGAAAAGATTTGAAA TTTGCAGGCAGAGTAACTTATAATGGACATGGAATGGAAGAATTCGTGCCGCAGAGGACATCAGCTTACATAAGTCAATATGATGTTCATATAGGAGAAATGACGGTCAGAGAAACATTAGCTTTTTCAGCAAGATGTCAAGGTGTTGGACCTCGTTATG AGATGTTGAAGGAATTGTCTCGTAGAGAGAAAGAAGCAAATATCAAGCCTGATCCTGATATTGATATCTATATGAAG GCCGCTGCATTAGAGGGACAAGAGGCAAATGTAGTTACAGATTATATTCTCAAG ATATTGGGACTTGAAGTTTGTGCAGATACCTTTGTGGGAGATGAAATGAGACGAGGTATCTCTGGTGGACAAAAGAAGCGAGTCACTACAG GAGAGATGCTGGTTGGACCAGCAAGGGCACTTTTCATGGATGAGATATCTACTGGTTTGGATACTTCAACAACGTTTCATATTGTGAATTCATTAAGACAGTCCATCCACATCCTCAATGGAACAGCTCTGATCTCTCTGCTTCAGCCGGCTCCGGAGTCATACGATCTGTTTGATGACATAATCCTGCTTTCAGATGGCCATGTTGTGTATCAAGGTCCCCGGGAAAATGTACTCGAGTTTTTCGAATACATGGGGTTTCAGTGTCCAGAAAGAAAAGGAGTTGCTGACTTTTTACAAGAa GTGACATCAAGGAAAGATCAAGAGCAATATTGGGCACGTAAAGACGAGCCTTACAGTTTCATCTCTGTCAAGGAATTAGCTGAAGCATTTCAGTCTTTCCACATTGGACAAAAGCTAGGCGATGATCTTGCAGTTCCATTTGACAAGTCCAAAAGCCATCCAGCTGCTTTAACCAAAGACAAGTACGGTGTTTCAAAGAAGGAACTGTTAAAAGCTTGTGTTTCCAGGGAATATCTTCTAATGAAGAGGAATTTATTCGTATATGTGTTCAAAATGATTCAA CTTATTTTCATTGGAGTCATAACAATGACAATTTTTATAAGGACAGAGATGCACCGAGATACAATAACAGATGGTGGAATTTTCATGGGagctttgttctttattctcattATGATAATGTTCAATGGATTCGCGGAGCTTGCAATGACCATCTTGAAACTCCCTGTCTTCTACAAGCAAAGGGACCTTCTTTTCTATCCTTCATGGGCATATTCTTTACCTGCATTGATCCTTAAGACCCCAATCAGCATCTTAGAAGTTACCGTCTGGGTTTTCATGAGTTATTATGTCATTGGCTTTGATCCTGATGTTGGGAG CTTTTTCAAAAATTACCTAGTACTCCTATGTCTTAGCCAGATGGCATCAGGACTGTTCCGATTAATGGGAGGATTAGGAAGAAATATAATTGTTGCAAACACTTGTGGGTCATTTGCTTTACTTACAGTTCTTGTCATGGGAGGATTCATCTTAACTCGAG ATGATGTCAAGAAATGGTGGAAATGGGGTTACTGGATTTCACCATTGATGTATGCACAAAATGCCATAACTGTGAATGAATTCCTGGGGAAGAGCTGGAGACAC GTTCCTCCTAACTCTACTGAACCATTAGGAGTTTTGGTCATGAAATCTCGTGGAATTTTCCCTGAACCGCATTGGTATTGGATTGGAGTGGGGGCTTTGATTGGATACTGTTTCCTATTCAATTTCCTTTTCACATTGGCGTTAAAGTATTTGGACC CATTTGGGAAGCCTCAAGCAGTAATATCTAAAGAAACCTTA AGAAGAACAGGTGCATCATCGAGATCGTTGTCTTGGAAAGTTACTAGTGTCAATGAAGCTAATCAAAAGAGGAAGAGGGGGATGGTTCTTCCTTTTGAACCCCTTTCGATGAGCTTTGATGAAATCAAATATGCTGTAGATATGCCACAG GAAATGAAAGCTCAAGGTATTTCAGAGGAGCGGTTGGAACTTTTGAAGGGAGTGAGTGGAGCTTTCAGACCCGGAGTCCTAACAGCTCTGATGGGTGTTAGTGGTGCTGGCAAGACCACTCTAATGGATGTGTTGGCAGGAAGGAAAACCGGTGGTTATGTCGAGGGAACGATCAAAATTTCAGGGTATCCGAAGAAGCAGGAAACATTTGCTCGTATATCCGGGTACTGTGAGCAAACAGACATCCATTCCCCCCATGTTACAGTCTACGAGTCCTTGGTTTTCTCTGCATGGCTTAGACTACCCCCGGAGGTCAATTCTGAAACCAGGATG ATGTTCATTGAGGAAGTTATGGAGCTTGTGGAGCTAAGTTCATTAAGGGACGCACTTGTAGGATTGCCAGGGGTGAATGGTCTTTCAACTGAGCAACGCAAGAGGCTAACAATTGCAGTTGAACTTGTTGCCAACCCATCCATAATATTCATGGATGAGCCTACATCTGGTCTTGATGCCAGGGCAGCAGCTATAGTAATGAGAACAGTAAGGAACACTGTCGATACAGGACGAACTGTGGTGTGTACCATCCACCAACCAAGCATCGATATATTTGATGCTTTCGATGAG CTGCTTCTGTTGAAAAGAGGAGGTGAAGAAATATATGTGGGTCCACTAGGCCGCCATTCTTGTCATTTAATAAAGTATTTTGAG GAAATAAATGGAATCCCAAAGATAAAAGATGGTTACAATCCAGCAACATGGATGTTGGAGGTTACTTCAGCACCACAAGAAGAAGCAATTGGTGTCAACTTTACCAACATATACAAGAACTCTGAGCTATATAG GAGGAACAAGGCATTGGTGAAGGAACTAAGCAACCCTGCACCTGGTTCCAAGGATTTATACTTCCAGACTAGATATTCACAATCGTTGCTCACTCAATGTATTGCTTGCTTATGGAAGCAGTATTGGTCTTACTGGCGAAACCCACCATACACTGCAGTGAGATTTTTATTCACAACTTTTATAGCTCTAATGTTTGGGACAATATTCTGGGATCTAGGCTCCAAAAG AACAAGGCGACAGGACGTTTTCAACTCAATGGGTTCTATGTATGCTGCCGTTCTCTTTATAGGATTTCAAAATGCTGCATCGGTTCAACCCGTCGTGGCAGTTGAAAGAACGGTCTTTTATCGAGAAAGAGCCGCTGGGATGTATTCAGCACTACCATATGCATTTGGACAG GTTGTGATTGAGCTGCCATACATTTTGGTTCAGACTGTCATTTATGGAATTATAGTGTATGCGATGATCGGATTTGAATGGGCTTCCCACAAGTTCTTCTGGTATCTCTTCTTTATGTATTTCACCTTCTTATACTTCACCTTCTATGGGATGATGACTGTGGCTGTCACTCCCGACCACAATATTGCTGGCATAATTTCATCTGCCTTTTTTGCACTTTGGAATCTTTTCTCCGGATTCATCATCCCCCGAACG AGAATTCCTGTGTGGTGGAGATGGTATTATTGGGTTTGCCCTATTTCTTGGAGCTTGTATGGACTAATTGCTTCACAGTATGGTGACGTACAGGAAAATTTTGAGTCCGGTGAAACGGTGCAACATTTCGTAAGAAACTATTTCGATTTCAGAGAGGAATTCGTGGGAGTCGTTGCAATTGTAGTAGTTGGTATATGTGTGCTCTTCGGATTCATCTTTGCATTCTCAATCAAAGCATTTAACTTCCAGAAGAGATGA